One stretch of Aerosakkonema funiforme FACHB-1375 DNA includes these proteins:
- a CDS encoding ligand-binding sensor domain-containing protein → MSLLSGRISIFLSAALLGLAAFLGETDTRSVLAQSSGKDETPFYPAQPPPPEVDPLRIQRQTPQQREYRVSALLRDVLGKLWVGSWQGLARIDPNTGRILTRVNLPDVFIGALAEDKVGRIWVGTYQGLQRVDPRTNEITAQNFFMPSNRVLSLLIDKRGYLWVGGDRGLSLISPDRGLLMTTLRNLPGVSANALSLDTEGQLWVGTLDGLVRVDTASAYPIGRVTDLPGTTVQALALDSKGSLWVGTPSNLIELDPLTGKIVRTVAELAERNITALNFDQLGSLWVGTDAGVFRYNPYTGTLAGQVSGLPAAKVLSLSSDTGNKLWVGTRDGLAWVNLNTGAAITHRAFSRTTPEY, encoded by the coding sequence ATGTCATTATTGAGTGGGCGCATCAGTATTTTCCTAAGTGCCGCGCTGCTGGGATTGGCAGCATTCCTGGGAGAAACCGACACCAGAAGCGTCCTAGCTCAATCGTCCGGAAAAGATGAGACTCCCTTTTACCCAGCACAACCGCCGCCACCAGAAGTCGATCCCTTACGAATACAGCGCCAAACGCCTCAGCAACGAGAGTATCGCGTTAGTGCTTTACTACGCGATGTTCTCGGCAAACTCTGGGTAGGTTCGTGGCAGGGATTAGCGCGGATTGACCCCAATACGGGTCGCATTTTGACGCGGGTCAACTTACCCGATGTTTTTATCGGTGCTTTAGCTGAAGATAAAGTAGGCAGAATTTGGGTGGGAACTTACCAGGGATTGCAACGAGTAGACCCCCGCACCAACGAAATTACGGCACAGAATTTTTTTATGCCTTCCAATCGAGTATTGTCTCTTTTGATTGACAAACGAGGTTATTTGTGGGTAGGAGGCGATCGCGGTTTATCTCTAATTAGTCCCGATCGAGGATTATTGATGACCACGCTGCGAAACTTACCGGGTGTTAGCGCCAACGCCCTCAGCTTAGATACAGAAGGTCAGCTGTGGGTGGGAACTCTCGACGGTTTGGTAAGAGTCGATACCGCCAGCGCTTATCCGATCGGACGAGTTACCGACTTACCGGGCACGACTGTCCAAGCTTTAGCCTTAGATTCTAAAGGTAGTCTGTGGGTGGGAACGCCCAGCAATTTGATCGAACTCGATCCCCTCACCGGTAAAATCGTGCGAACTGTTGCCGAACTAGCAGAACGCAATATTACAGCATTGAATTTTGACCAGTTGGGTAGCCTTTGGGTCGGTACAGATGCTGGTGTTTTTCGTTACAATCCTTACACCGGAACGCTCGCGGGTCAAGTTTCCGGTCTGCCTGCGGCTAAAGTCCTTTCCCTCTCTTCGGATACCGGCAATAAATTGTGGGTGGGCACTCGTGACGGGTTAGCTTGGGTAAATTTGAATACAGGTGCTGCTATAACCCATCGCGCCTTCAGTCGCACCACTCCTGAATATTGA
- a CDS encoding form I ribulose bisphosphate carboxylase large subunit translates to MSYAKTTTQAKAGYQAGVKDYRLTYYTPDYTPKDTDVLAAFRVTPQPGVPPEEAGAAVAAESSTGTWTTVWTDLLTDLDRYKGRCYDIEPVPGEDNQYICFVAYPLDLFEEGSVTNMLTSIVGNVFGFKALRALRLEDMRIPVAYLKTFQGPPHGITVERDKLNKYGRPLLGCTIKPKLGLSAKNYGRAVYECLRGGLDFTKDDENINSQPFMRWRDRFLFVQEAIEKAQAETGEIKGHYLNVTAPTCEEMMERAEFANEINTPIIMHDYLTGGFTANTTLAKWCRRNGRLLHIHRAMHAVIDRQKNHGIHFRVLAKCLRMSGGDHLHSGTVVGKLEGEKGITMGFVDLMREDHIEQDRARGIYFTQDWASMPGVMPVASGGIHVWHMPALVEIFGDDSCLQFGGGTLGHPWGNAPGATANRVALEACIQARNEGRNLFREGGDVIREACKWSPELAAACELWKEIKFEFEAMDTL, encoded by the coding sequence ATGTCTTACGCGAAAACGACGACTCAAGCGAAAGCTGGGTATCAGGCCGGAGTTAAAGATTACAGGCTGACTTATTACACGCCAGATTACACACCGAAAGATACTGATGTTCTGGCGGCGTTCCGCGTAACGCCTCAGCCCGGAGTACCTCCAGAAGAAGCTGGTGCTGCTGTGGCTGCTGAGTCCTCAACCGGTACTTGGACAACAGTTTGGACTGACCTGCTGACCGACCTCGATCGTTACAAAGGTCGTTGCTACGATATCGAACCGGTTCCTGGCGAAGACAACCAGTACATCTGCTTCGTTGCTTATCCATTGGATCTGTTTGAAGAAGGCTCTGTTACCAATATGCTTACCTCGATCGTAGGTAACGTATTCGGTTTCAAAGCTCTGCGTGCGCTGCGTCTGGAAGACATGAGAATTCCAGTTGCCTACCTGAAAACATTCCAAGGCCCTCCCCACGGGATTACAGTAGAACGGGACAAGCTGAACAAGTACGGTCGTCCTTTGCTGGGTTGTACGATTAAGCCCAAGCTGGGTCTATCTGCTAAGAACTACGGTCGTGCAGTTTACGAATGTCTGCGCGGCGGTTTGGACTTCACCAAAGACGACGAAAACATTAACTCTCAGCCGTTCATGCGCTGGCGCGATCGTTTCCTGTTCGTTCAAGAAGCGATCGAAAAAGCTCAAGCTGAAACTGGTGAAATCAAAGGTCACTACCTGAACGTGACCGCCCCCACCTGCGAAGAAATGATGGAGCGGGCTGAATTCGCTAACGAAATCAACACGCCCATCATCATGCACGACTACCTGACTGGTGGTTTTACCGCTAACACTACTTTGGCTAAGTGGTGCCGTCGCAACGGTCGCCTGCTGCACATCCACCGCGCTATGCACGCAGTTATCGACCGTCAAAAGAACCACGGTATCCACTTCCGCGTACTGGCTAAGTGCTTGCGGATGTCTGGTGGCGACCACCTGCACTCCGGTACCGTTGTAGGTAAGTTGGAAGGCGAAAAAGGCATCACGATGGGCTTCGTAGACTTGATGCGCGAAGATCACATCGAACAAGACCGCGCTCGCGGTATTTACTTCACCCAAGATTGGGCTTCTATGCCCGGTGTAATGCCAGTTGCTTCTGGCGGTATCCACGTATGGCATATGCCCGCGCTCGTGGAAATCTTCGGCGATGATTCTTGCCTGCAATTCGGCGGCGGTACTTTGGGTCACCCCTGGGGTAACGCTCCCGGCGCTACCGCTAACCGCGTGGCTTTGGAAGCTTGTATCCAAGCTCGTAATGAAGGTCGCAACTTGTTCCGCGAAGGTGGCGACGTGATCCGCGAAGCTTGCAAGTGGAGCCCCGAACTGGCTGCGGCTTGCGAACTGTGGAAGGAAATCAAGTTCGAGTTCGAGGCAATGGATACCCTGTAA
- the rcbX gene encoding RuBisCO chaperone RbcX has translation MDLKQVAKDTSKTLISYLTYQAVRIIMAQLSETNPPLAYWLNNFSTKSKIQDGEAYLEELLREKQELALRVMTVRQHLAEEVTDFLPEMVRTGIQQANMEHRRQHLERITQLTVSDPAASPEGQTEPQGESE, from the coding sequence ATGGATCTCAAACAAGTCGCGAAAGATACCAGCAAGACGCTGATCAGCTACTTGACCTATCAAGCCGTGCGGATTATCATGGCTCAACTGAGCGAGACTAATCCTCCGCTAGCTTACTGGCTGAATAACTTTTCTACGAAAAGCAAAATCCAAGATGGAGAAGCTTACTTGGAGGAGTTGCTCCGGGAAAAGCAGGAACTGGCGTTACGAGTGATGACGGTGCGCCAGCATCTAGCAGAGGAAGTAACAGATTTTTTGCCAGAGATGGTTCGCACTGGTATTCAACAGGCAAATATGGAGCATCGGCGTCAGCATTTGGAACGCATTACGCAACTGACTGTTTCTGACCCCGCCGCATCTCCTGAAGGGCAAACAGAACCGCAAGGTGAATCTGAATAA
- a CDS encoding ribulose bisphosphate carboxylase small subunit, with translation MKTLPKERRYETLSYLPPLTDAQIVKQVQYILEQGYIPAVEFSESSAPEMHYWTLWKLPLFKATTAQEVLEEVRACRSEYSNCYIRVVGFDNVKQCQVLSFIVSKPNTRGY, from the coding sequence ATGAAAACTCTACCCAAAGAGCGTCGTTACGAAACTCTCTCTTATCTTCCCCCTCTCACCGACGCCCAAATCGTTAAGCAAGTTCAGTACATTCTAGAGCAAGGCTACATCCCAGCTGTAGAATTCAGCGAATCTTCTGCGCCGGAAATGCACTACTGGACTCTGTGGAAACTGCCTTTGTTCAAGGCTACCACTGCTCAAGAAGTTCTGGAAGAAGTACGCGCTTGCCGTTCGGAATACTCCAACTGCTATATCCGCGTTGTGGGTTTCGATAACGTGAAGCAGTGTCAAGTTCTCAGCTTCATCGTTTCCAAGCCTAACACCAGAGGTTACTAA
- a CDS encoding Uma2 family endonuclease yields the protein MTGTMPKILPLENGDCLSRAEFERRYEAMPQLKKAELIEGVVYMGSPVRVIHGRPHASIIGWLSPYRIATPGIDLLADTTVRLDADNEPQPDALLRIEVGGQSTISEDGYIEGATEFIAEIAASSASYDLREKLRVYRRNQVQEYLVWQVYNQRVDWFRLREGEYVALSADESGIIRSEVFPGLWLAVPALLSGNLLEVQSVLQMGLVTLEHQAFVEELSNRG from the coding sequence ATGACAGGAACAATGCCGAAAATTTTGCCTTTGGAAAATGGGGATTGTCTCAGTCGCGCTGAATTTGAGCGACGCTACGAAGCAATGCCTCAGTTGAAAAAAGCCGAATTAATCGAAGGAGTTGTTTATATGGGATCGCCAGTCCGAGTTATCCACGGTAGACCTCACGCTAGTATCATAGGATGGTTATCTCCATATCGGATTGCCACACCCGGTATCGATTTGTTAGCTGATACCACGGTACGCCTCGATGCAGATAACGAACCACAACCCGATGCACTGTTGCGAATTGAAGTTGGGGGACAATCTACTATTAGCGAAGATGGTTATATTGAAGGTGCTACTGAATTTATTGCTGAAATCGCCGCAAGTAGTGCTTCTTATGATTTACGAGAGAAATTGAGAGTTTACCGTCGCAACCAAGTACAAGAATATTTGGTTTGGCAAGTTTACAACCAAAGAGTTGATTGGTTTCGCTTAAGAGAAGGAGAATATGTTGCTTTATCAGCGGACGAATCGGGAATAATTAGAAGTGAAGTATTTCCGGGTTTGTGGTTAGCAGTTCCGGCTTTATTAAGTGGAAATTTGCTTGAGGTACAGTCGGTTTTACAGATGGGGTTAGTAACATTAGAACACCAAGCTTTTGTAGAAGAGTTGAGCAACCGGGGATAA
- a CDS encoding ribulose bisphosphate carboxylase small subunit yields the protein MSYYISPRFLDKLAVHITKNFLELPGVRVPLILGIHGRKGEGKSFQCELVFEKMGIEAVHISGGELESPDAGDPARLLRLRYREAAELIKVRGKMTAIVINDLDAGAGRFDQGTQYTVNTQLVNATLMNIADNPTNVQLPGSYDSTPLHRVPIIVTGNDLSTLYAPLVRDGRMDKFFWEPNREDKIGIVSGIFSQDGLSPSEIEQFVDTFIDQAIDFFGAVRARIYDELIREFIHKVGIDRVSARVVNSADGKPNFIKPDFRLPRLIEFGNLMVQEQQRVKNSRLVEEYNAGRLNFNQPTANVAPTTPIQNEVPNNSTKVETVYKVNYATSNGQVNGAKLSAETQEQVRQLLAQGYRIATEHADERRFRTQSWQSCSPIQTTEVSDAIASLESCLNDHTGEYVRLIGIDPKVKRRVVEKVIQKPH from the coding sequence ATGTCTTACTACATCTCTCCCAGGTTCCTTGACAAACTTGCCGTTCATATCACCAAAAACTTTCTCGAACTTCCGGGAGTAAGAGTTCCTCTAATTCTCGGCATTCACGGACGCAAAGGAGAAGGGAAATCCTTTCAATGTGAATTAGTATTCGAGAAAATGGGCATCGAAGCAGTGCATATTTCTGGTGGAGAACTAGAAAGTCCAGATGCAGGAGATCCGGCGCGTTTGCTGCGCTTGCGCTATCGAGAAGCAGCAGAATTGATTAAGGTTCGCGGTAAAATGACTGCGATCGTGATTAACGATTTGGATGCAGGTGCAGGACGCTTCGATCAAGGCACGCAATACACGGTAAATACGCAGTTGGTGAATGCTACGCTGATGAATATTGCCGATAACCCAACTAACGTACAACTTCCTGGCAGTTATGATTCAACACCCCTACATCGCGTGCCAATTATTGTGACGGGAAATGACTTATCCACTCTCTATGCGCCGTTAGTTCGCGATGGTCGGATGGACAAGTTTTTCTGGGAACCAAACCGCGAAGATAAAATTGGGATTGTCAGCGGTATTTTTTCCCAAGATGGACTTTCTCCCAGTGAAATTGAGCAGTTTGTCGATACTTTTATCGATCAAGCTATTGACTTTTTTGGCGCAGTGAGAGCGAGGATTTACGACGAACTAATTCGGGAATTCATCCACAAAGTTGGGATCGATCGAGTTTCTGCTCGCGTGGTAAATAGCGCTGATGGAAAACCAAATTTCATCAAGCCAGATTTCCGACTACCTCGCTTAATTGAATTTGGTAATTTAATGGTGCAAGAACAACAGCGAGTGAAAAATTCAAGGTTGGTAGAAGAGTACAATGCGGGGCGATTAAACTTCAATCAACCAACTGCGAATGTTGCGCCTACTACTCCTATCCAAAATGAAGTACCGAATAACTCAACCAAAGTTGAGACAGTATACAAAGTAAATTATGCCACCAGCAACGGTCAGGTAAACGGTGCGAAACTAAGTGCAGAAACTCAGGAACAGGTACGCCAGTTACTCGCCCAAGGATATCGCATCGCTACGGAACACGCCGACGAACGTCGTTTCCGCACTCAATCTTGGCAAAGTTGTTCTCCAATTCAAACAACTGAGGTTTCGGATGCGATCGCATCTCTGGAATCCTGCTTAAATGACCATACTGGAGAATATGTCCGCTTGATCGGGATCGACCCCAAAGTTAAGCGTCGCGTTGTGGAGAAGGTGATCCAGAAACCGCATTAA
- a CDS encoding serine hydrolase — MPYQLAGQSLAILISIMGVTPPPAALASYAIFVSSTKEVVSPIHIQPCAIAKSLPYLAYKTKNNNSNKKAVIKFSSSKNLAKIASDSGLNSARITVCEISGKCWSYQGDRPPQSAASLIKVPIAIALLQKLSQNNMSLDRTIYVDTSNFTEEDYSPIKAGKSYTFRYLLTEMIARSSNIATNQIIDYLGWNYLNQVLDNLGYPTTQVGYKLTGESTKPTKNRGFGANRVTSNELSAMMMQIYNCEYPEYNVLIDIFNQQVDRELGFDALKTSAGNWLGEKTGENSKVRGATLAAKIKGKTYIITVTEDNGKSAPKIRDCIGKIVNYIAKNGTI, encoded by the coding sequence GTGCCCTACCAACTAGCTGGACAATCTTTGGCAATTCTAATTAGCATCATGGGAGTTACCCCTCCCCCAGCAGCACTTGCTAGTTATGCTATTTTCGTTTCTTCTACCAAAGAAGTTGTTTCGCCCATTCATATACAACCCTGCGCTATAGCGAAATCCCTCCCTTATTTAGCATATAAAACTAAAAATAACAACTCCAATAAAAAGGCTGTTATCAAGTTTTCATCATCAAAAAATCTGGCGAAAATAGCATCGGATAGCGGCCTTAATTCAGCCAGAATTACAGTGTGCGAAATTTCGGGAAAATGTTGGAGCTATCAAGGCGATCGACCGCCGCAAAGTGCCGCCAGTTTAATTAAAGTTCCGATCGCGATCGCACTTTTGCAAAAATTATCCCAAAATAACATGAGTTTGGATCGAACGATCTATGTTGACACCAGCAACTTTACTGAAGAAGATTATTCACCCATCAAAGCGGGTAAATCTTATACTTTCCGATATTTGTTGACGGAAATGATTGCCCGGAGTAGCAACATTGCCACCAATCAAATAATAGATTATTTGGGATGGAATTATCTCAATCAAGTATTAGATAATCTAGGATATCCCACAACTCAAGTCGGTTACAAGCTCACAGGAGAATCGACTAAACCAACCAAAAATCGCGGCTTTGGAGCTAATCGAGTTACGAGCAACGAACTTTCCGCCATGATGATGCAGATTTACAATTGCGAATATCCCGAATATAATGTACTTATTGATATTTTTAATCAGCAAGTCGATCGCGAGTTGGGATTTGATGCTTTAAAAACATCGGCGGGAAATTGGTTGGGCGAAAAAACCGGAGAAAATAGCAAAGTTAGAGGCGCTACTTTAGCAGCAAAAATTAAGGGTAAAACTTATATTATTACTGTTACTGAAGATAACGGTAAGAGCGCTCCCAAAATTCGCGATTGTATTGGTAAAATAGTGAATTATATTGCTAAGAATGGAACGATTTGA
- a CDS encoding 2'-5' RNA ligase family protein, producing the protein MDKSKKRFFIALLPPQEMQSRANEIKQYFADRYNSRHAQKSPPHITLQPPFEYAIDSVPTLLESLSSFASTQQAVPITLSGFAAFPPRVIYINVLKTPALLSLQKDLMARMETSLSIVDPVSKKRPFAPHMTVAFKDLTRQNFHAAWPEFQERSLQYEFLADKLTLLIHDGSRWNIHSQFPLS; encoded by the coding sequence ATGGACAAATCAAAAAAAAGATTTTTCATCGCACTTCTACCGCCCCAGGAAATGCAGTCGCGAGCTAATGAGATTAAGCAATATTTTGCCGATCGCTACAATAGCCGCCATGCCCAAAAGTCTCCCCCGCATATTACCTTGCAACCGCCTTTTGAATATGCGATCGATTCAGTCCCGACTTTGCTAGAATCACTCAGCAGTTTTGCCAGTACGCAACAAGCAGTACCCATTACATTATCAGGATTTGCAGCTTTTCCGCCCAGAGTCATTTATATCAATGTTCTCAAAACGCCCGCACTATTATCTTTACAAAAAGACTTGATGGCTCGTATGGAAACATCTTTGAGTATTGTAGATCCTGTCTCCAAAAAACGCCCTTTTGCCCCTCACATGACGGTTGCCTTCAAAGACTTGACACGACAGAACTTTCATGCTGCATGGCCGGAATTCCAGGAGCGATCGTTACAATATGAGTTTCTTGCCGATAAGCTAACTCTGCTAATTCATGACGGCAGTCGGTGGAATATTCACTCACAATTTCCCCTCTCGTAG
- a CDS encoding YciI family protein, which produces MPWFVKIEQGIVDKPTFDKYVPAHKAYVQDLIAKGHQARSGYWAERGGGMLLFQAATIEEARAIVSQDPLVKNGCVKYELHEWRVVVE; this is translated from the coding sequence ATGCCTTGGTTTGTCAAAATCGAACAAGGAATTGTCGATAAACCTACGTTTGACAAATACGTACCCGCACATAAAGCTTACGTACAAGATTTGATTGCCAAAGGACATCAGGCGCGTAGCGGGTACTGGGCGGAACGCGGCGGCGGAATGCTCCTATTCCAAGCGGCTACGATCGAAGAGGCGCGAGCGATCGTATCCCAAGATCCCCTAGTGAAAAATGGCTGCGTTAAGTACGAACTTCACGAATGGCGAGTCGTAGTCGAGTAG
- a CDS encoding GFA family protein: MTEVFSGGCLCGAVRYECQASPFAAMHCQCSDCRKTSATGHSSKLAVPRSAVKISGELKFYESQGESGNMVRRGFCPNCGCSIYAESSGFPEMGAISASSLDDPSIFQPSMVIFAANAPAWDYTDPQLPKFDKMPQM; encoded by the coding sequence ATGACCGAGGTTTTCTCCGGTGGCTGTCTGTGCGGGGCTGTGCGCTACGAATGTCAGGCATCCCCCTTCGCCGCCATGCACTGTCAATGTTCTGACTGTCGCAAAACCAGCGCCACAGGTCACAGTTCCAAGTTAGCTGTCCCCAGGTCTGCTGTCAAAATCTCCGGTGAACTCAAGTTCTACGAATCGCAGGGTGAGAGTGGGAATATGGTGCGGCGCGGTTTTTGTCCCAACTGCGGTTGTTCCATCTACGCTGAGTCTTCTGGCTTTCCGGAAATGGGTGCGATTAGCGCCAGTAGCTTAGACGATCCTTCTATTTTCCAACCCAGCATGGTCATTTTTGCGGCGAACGCTCCCGCTTGGGATTATACTGACCCACAACTGCCCAAGTTTGACAAGATGCCACAGATGTAG
- a CDS encoding ATP-dependent Clp protease ATP-binding subunit produces the protein MQPTDATKFTDKAWEAIVKSQEVLRRYQHQYLEVEHLAIALLEQEGLAHRILNRAGIDSARLVSQLESYAKSQTRIVAKSDDIYLGKNLDVLLDRAESARVSWQDGYISVEHLIIAFAEDDRIGRRLLKPFDTDVKKLEATIKAIRGSQKVTDQNPENRYDALEKYGRDLTEQAKAGKLDPVIGRDDEIRRVIQVLSRRTKNNPVLIGEPGVGKTAIAEALAQRIVNGDVPESLKNRRLISLDMGSLIAGAKYRGEFEDRLRSVLREVTHSEGQIVLFIDELHTVVGAGVGAQGAMDAGNLLKPMLARGELRCIGATTLDEYRKHIEKDAALERRFQQVYVDQPTVEDTISILRGLKERYEVHHGVKITDSALVAAATLSHRYISDRFLPDKAIDLVDEAAAKLKMEITSKPEELEGIDRRLMQLEMEKLSLEGEESKASRERLRGIEDEITELKEEQEQLSSQWQGEKNLLEAINTLKEEEEQLRVQIERAERAYDLNKAAQLKYGKLEGVQRDREAKEAELLKLQSQGSTLLREQVTESDIAEIVGKWTGIPVNRLLESERQKLLQLEAQLHKKVVGQQEAVSAVAAAIRRARAGMKDPGRPIGSFLFMGPSGVGKTELARALAQFLFDSEDALVRIDMSEYMEKHSVSRLVGAPPGYVGYEEGGQLSESIRRRPYSVVLLDEVEKAHPDVFNILLQVLDDGRITDSQGRTVDFRNTVIIMTSNIGSNLIIDLLGEKQGRTDKKSELDSAIQNPKSKIQNWDDSQYEQMRKKVMDALRKHFRPEFLNRVDEPIIFHTLSRSELRQIVSIQMQRIQKLLADQKINIELKPAAQDRLAEAGYDPVYGARPLKRAIQRELENPIATMLLEGAFVPGDIIAIDCADNKLTFSKKQAIGLLEPQKLPS, from the coding sequence GTGCAGCCTACGGATGCTACTAAATTTACCGATAAAGCTTGGGAAGCCATTGTCAAATCGCAAGAGGTGCTGCGTCGCTATCAACATCAGTATCTGGAGGTAGAACATTTAGCGATCGCACTTCTGGAACAAGAAGGACTGGCACACCGCATACTCAATCGCGCCGGCATTGACTCCGCCCGTCTGGTGTCCCAACTTGAATCTTATGCAAAATCACAAACCAGAATCGTTGCTAAGAGCGATGATATATACCTGGGCAAAAACTTAGATGTATTGCTCGATCGCGCTGAGTCGGCAAGGGTATCTTGGCAAGATGGGTATATTTCTGTCGAACATTTAATCATAGCCTTTGCTGAAGACGATCGCATCGGTCGTCGGTTACTCAAACCTTTCGATACAGATGTCAAAAAGCTGGAAGCTACTATCAAAGCGATTCGCGGCAGTCAAAAGGTTACCGATCAAAACCCGGAAAATCGTTACGACGCCTTAGAAAAGTACGGGCGCGACTTGACAGAACAGGCAAAAGCTGGTAAACTGGACCCCGTAATCGGACGGGATGATGAAATTCGCCGCGTGATTCAAGTGCTATCGCGCCGGACGAAAAACAATCCCGTGCTGATTGGAGAACCGGGAGTTGGGAAAACTGCGATCGCAGAAGCTTTAGCTCAGCGGATCGTTAACGGCGACGTACCGGAATCTTTGAAAAATCGCAGATTGATTTCCCTGGATATGGGCAGTTTGATTGCCGGTGCCAAATATCGGGGAGAATTTGAAGACCGCCTGCGATCGGTATTGCGGGAAGTCACCCACTCGGAAGGGCAAATTGTCTTATTTATAGATGAACTGCATACCGTCGTCGGTGCGGGTGTGGGCGCTCAAGGGGCGATGGATGCGGGCAACTTGCTCAAACCGATGTTAGCGCGTGGGGAATTGCGCTGCATTGGCGCAACTACGTTGGATGAGTACCGCAAGCACATCGAAAAAGATGCGGCGTTGGAAAGGCGCTTCCAACAAGTTTACGTGGATCAACCTACAGTTGAAGATACGATTTCGATTTTGCGGGGACTGAAGGAACGCTACGAAGTTCACCACGGGGTTAAGATTACAGACTCGGCGTTGGTGGCGGCGGCGACGCTTTCCCATCGCTACATCTCCGATCGATTTTTGCCAGATAAGGCGATCGATCTGGTCGATGAAGCAGCTGCTAAGTTGAAAATGGAGATCACCTCAAAACCGGAAGAGTTAGAGGGGATCGATCGGCGACTGATGCAGTTAGAAATGGAGAAGTTGTCCCTGGAAGGGGAAGAAAGTAAGGCATCGCGAGAACGTTTGCGCGGAATTGAAGATGAAATTACCGAATTGAAGGAAGAACAAGAACAACTTTCTTCCCAATGGCAAGGTGAAAAGAATCTTCTGGAAGCGATCAATACTTTAAAAGAGGAAGAAGAACAACTGCGGGTGCAGATCGAGCGAGCTGAAAGAGCTTACGATCTCAATAAGGCCGCGCAGTTGAAGTATGGCAAACTGGAGGGAGTGCAGCGCGATCGGGAAGCGAAAGAAGCGGAACTTTTGAAACTGCAATCCCAAGGTTCCACCCTGTTGCGCGAACAAGTCACCGAATCCGATATCGCCGAAATCGTCGGTAAGTGGACGGGAATTCCCGTTAACCGCCTGCTAGAGTCGGAACGGCAGAAACTATTGCAATTGGAAGCGCAATTGCATAAAAAAGTAGTCGGACAGCAGGAAGCCGTCTCAGCCGTTGCAGCGGCGATTCGACGCGCTAGGGCGGGAATGAAAGACCCAGGAAGACCGATCGGCTCATTTCTGTTCATGGGGCCAAGTGGAGTCGGAAAAACGGAGTTAGCCCGCGCTTTAGCCCAGTTTTTGTTCGATTCCGAAGACGCCTTAGTGCGAATCGATATGTCCGAGTACATGGAAAAGCATTCCGTATCGCGCCTAGTGGGTGCGCCTCCCGGATACGTCGGATACGAGGAAGGCGGACAACTTTCGGAATCGATTCGCAGGCGTCCCTACTCGGTGGTGTTACTGGATGAAGTGGAAAAGGCGCACCCGGATGTGTTCAACATCCTCCTCCAAGTGTTGGATGATGGGAGAATCACCGATTCCCAGGGGAGAACGGTCGATTTCCGCAATACTGTAATTATAATGACGAGTAATATAGGCTCGAATTTAATTATTGACCTATTAGGCGAGAAGCAAGGACGAACAGATAAAAAATCAGAACTTGATTCTGCAATCCAAAATCCCAAATCTAAAATCCAAAATTGGGATGATTCCCAATACGAACAAATGCGTAAAAAGGTGATGGACGCCTTAAGAAAACATTTCCGTCCGGAATTTCTCAACCGCGTCGATGAACCGATCATATTCCACACCCTCAGTCGCAGCGAATTGCGGCAAATTGTGAGCATTCAAATGCAGCGCATTCAAAAATTACTCGCCGACCAAAAAATCAACATCGAACTCAAACCAGCCGCCCAAGATCGTTTGGCAGAAGCAGGCTACGATCCAGTATACGGCGCTCGTCCCCTGAAAAGAGCGATTCAGCGAGAGTTGGAAAATCCCATTGCTACCATGCTGCTGGAGGGCGCTTTTGTTCCAGGCGATATAATTGCGATCGACTGCGCTGATAATAAGTTAACATTTAGCAAAAAACAGGCAATTGGCTTATTAGAGCCTCAAAAACTGCCTTCTTAA